Sequence from the Pristiophorus japonicus isolate sPriJap1 chromosome 10, sPriJap1.hap1, whole genome shotgun sequence genome:
GGTCACAAGAAATCGATAGAGGAGAAGGCCGCTAAGTTCGCCCATCCTGAAACCCCCATCCCCTGGGCCTATTATAATGCCTTTAATTATTCCGGGATTTTCCCTCCACTGCCCTAGTGGGAGTCTATTTCATGTGTTGATCACTCTTCATGTAAACAACTTCTGACAGTCTTAAATTTGTATTTTACTAGTTTGAATCTGTATCTGATTGTTTAGTTTCAAGTAGTTTACCGTCTAGTGTTGTATGTtgcctcctttcaaggctgaaagGCCCAGATTTCCCCGGTCTCTCTTCCTAACTCATTTTACTGATGTTGGGCACCAGGTGTAGAACTCCTTTCTGAGGGTCCCCCAAGGTATGATTGGGCACAGTGGGCATATTGTGATCCACCTTCGTGCACTTTGACTTGCTTTTGACTAGTGCGCAAGTGTTTTTATTGTCTATTCTTTTTGCTTTGTTCCAAATGAAATTGCGGGGCTTTTTTAAATGATTAGACCAATGAAAAATGTCTGTGGTGTTTAGCCAACTGGACAACGATTGGCAGGAACCGTTCCGAGGGATCAAAGCTGTAGTCACTTGTGAATACATGGTTGCTTCTTCACACCTATTCAGTggtccctcagggagctatctttTATGTCATCAGTGATCTGGTGTGTGTCATCAATTGATCACCTGGGTGAGGGGCCACGTCTAAGTACAGCGAACTCTCTATTTGCAAATAGGGACTTTGGTTATGTGGCGAGACTGGAGgttctggggttgttctccttagagcagaaagtgttaagagaagatttgataagagatgttcaaaatcataaagggttttGACGAgccaataaggagaaactgttcccttaTTGGCAggcgggtcggtaaccagaggacacgattggcaaacgaaccagagggAGGAGATGAGGAAAGAAATTGTGCAGCAAGTTGTaacctggaatgcacggcctgaaagggtggtggaagcagattcataaaatcatagaagtttacagcatggaaggaggtcatttcggcccatcgtgtccgtgccggccgaccaagagccatacagtctaagctcttggtccgtagccctgtaggttacggcacttcaggtgcacatccaagtactttttaaatgtggtgagggtttctgcctctaccaccctttcaggcagtgagttccagaccccaccatcctctgggtgattaaatttcccctcaatcccctcttaaaccttccaccaattactttaaatttatgccccctggttgttgacccctctgccaagggaagtaGGCCCTTTCTATCACCATATCTAGCCCCTcatgattcaatagtaactttcagaagggaattgaataaatacttaaaggggaaaaaaattactgggctatggagaaagagcagtggGGGGTGGGGCTAATTGGCCAGccttaccaaagagctggcacaggcacgatgggctgaatggcctctttctgtgctgtatcattctaaagCCCCTGTGATGTACACAAGGTGCGGTGGTGGGCCTGTCTGGTGACTCCTGTCAGCTACCTGGTCCTACCTTTCTGTCGCTGATTCTGGATGGAATACGCCTTCCACACTTGAATGTCATTGATGTGGGAAAGGTTGCAACCGCTACTGGATTAAAAGTCCTAGGTTGCTTGTTGGAGACCAGCTGCCGGCTAGTATGAGTCAGCAACCTTGCATCAATGGCTTGAAATTAATAGCGCTATTTGACTGAGTGAAACTAAAGCCCTTACAGCATCGGCATTCAGCGCAGAACGTGGACATTgtataccccactgagggccactgTAAACGGAACATTACGCCAAGCAGCCACGGTGAAGGGCagaggttcagccatgaactcattgagtggtggtgcgggctcgaatggccgactcctgcacctattttctatgttttctatgttattcattcacaggatgcaggcgtcgctggcaaggccggcatttattgcccatccctaattgcccctcgagaaggtggtggtgagccgccttcttgaaccgctgcagtccgtgtggtgaaggtactcccacagtgctgtttggaagggagttccaggattttgacgcaacgacgatgaaggaacggccgatatatttccaagtcgggatggtgtgtgactcggaggggaacgtggaggtgatggtgttcccatgcgcctgctgcccttgtccttctcggtggtagaggtcgcgggtttgggaggtgctgccgaagaagccttggcgagttgctgcagtgcatcttgtagatggtgcacactgcagccacggtgcgccggtggtggagggagtgaatgttgaaggtggtggatggggggccaatccagtagactgttttgtcctggatagtgtcaagcttcttgagtgttggagctgtactcatccaggcaagtggagagtattccatcacactcctgacttgtgtcttgtagatggtggaaaggctttggggagtcaggaggtgagacactcaccgcagaatacccagcctctgacctgctcttgtcaccacagtatttatgtggctggtccagttaagtttctggtcaatgctgacccccaggatgttgatggtgggggattcggcgatggtaattgctgctgaatgtcaaggggaggtggtcagactctcgcttgttggagatagtcattgtctgacaCTGGTGTGGTCACAAATGTCTTTTATCGTGCAGGACACCAAGGTTGAAACGGGTGGGAGAGAAGACTGAGCAAGTCGGGAAATAATGGCTAGGTAGTGCCCAGCTTGGGTTTTCGAAGGCTGTAGATTGTAAGGAGGGGGTGGCTGCTGGCGGTAAGGGGATTCATGTTTTCAGGTGCGGGGAAAGAATGggtcagaattggacacagtgcaaTGAGTCTTGACTAGTTCGGAGAAGGTGTCGCTTGTTTCATTACATTAGCCAAAAAAAAATTCAATCGAACAGTCCTCGGATATTTGTCTGTTGCCTTTGACACCGGGGACTAAAATCAGTAAATGAGAATTAAATGGaacttctgccccctccccctccccccaaatggCTGTAACTTTATCTTTTTGTCAACACTTTGGTACTATATTGCCGGTCCTTTTTGAATGTTACGAAGGGGTGCGTCGCATGTGACGGAGTAAACGTCACCAATACATTCAGGTTCTGTTTAAGTTGACCAAGTTTTGATTTGATCCATGTTTGTCCAGTGCAAAGGAGGTGGTACGAAGTGTCCgttttaaaatggaggcattggTGGAGCGGGAGCCAATGAAAGGGcgctcccctggccggcctcctaacttccactctgctgcccgtgtcctaacccgcaacaatcccgttcacccatcactcgctgccctacattggctcccggtccaccaacGCTTCCATttaaatattctcatccttgttttcaaataccacCATGACCTCGCCCTCtgcttatctctaacctcctaccaccccacagccctccgagatgtctgtgttcctccaattttggccaAACTTTGGATAAAACATCTTTTATCccaccattgccggccgtgccttcagccgtttaggtcctaagctctagaatttgcttccctaaactcctccacctcgctctgctcctttaagacgctccttaaaaactatccCTTTTGGTCATCCGTCCTAATGTTGTCGTCTTTGGCTTGGTATTTTGtctgacaacgctcctgtgaagtgccttgggatgttttgctacttttaaaggcgctatttaaatgtaagTTCATATCACAGGGTTGCCTCTTGAGCTCTGCAGTATAAAGGGGCCTTAACTAGATTCTTCCAGACACAGCTCTAACCAGGACAGAGAGCCCACTGTTTTGACTGTTGGTTGCTCCGACTGCTGAAAGATGTAATAGATGTCAGTACTGTGTGTGTCCTCTGCCACGCCTGCCTGGCATTTCCCTGATTGTGTTATTGTGTGTGCCAGTAATTGTGAACACTGTGTGCGTGCGGTTGCATGAGTGCGgaaagcaggaagatatcaatgcactggtcagatgggcggaacagtggcaaatggaaatcaatctaggtaagtgtgaggtaatgcatttggggaggtctgataaggcaagggaatacacattaaatggtacgatactgagaagtgtagagaaacaaagggccctgggagtgcaggtccacagatccctgtaggtagcaggccaggtagataaggtggttaagaaggcatacggaatacttgcctttataagttgaggcatagaatataagagcagggaggttatgctcgaaccgtataaaacactagttaggctgcagctggaatactgtgtgcagttctggtcaccacattacaggaaagatgtgattgcactggaaagggtgcagaggagatttacaagattgttgcctggactggagaattttggttatgatgaaagattagagatgctgggtcttttttctttggaacagaagaggctatggggagacctgattgagatgtataaaattctgagggtccTGGAtacagtgaataggaaggacctatttctctcagcagaggggtcaaaaaccagggggcatagatttaaagtaattgggaggtttagaggggatttgaggggaaatttcttcacccagagggtggtggggggtctggaactcactgcctgacagggtggtagaggcagaaaccctcaccacatttaaaataatacttggatgtgcacttgaagtgccgtaacctgcagggctacggacctagtgctggaaagtgggattaggctgggtagctcttggtcagcaggcacggacacgatgggccgaaatgtactccttccgtgctgtaaatttctgattctacgtGTGTGTACAGTGTTTGTTTGTATTAACTTGTAGGGTATAGCTGCCCCTTTAGCAAAGATTACTGGTTTTCCGTTCTCATAGTTCCACAGAAAGTGATCCCCAAAACACGGGTTAGAGTCTCGtgtaataaaaataaaaacagaaaatactggaaatactcagcaggtcaggcagcgtctctggagagagaaactgagttaacgtttcaggttgatgacccttcctcagaactggaaacatttagagatataacagggggagggggagggggaggagaggaaagaacaaaagggaaggtttgggaGAAGGTGAAAGCCAGGaaagattagagacaaaagggacaATGGCGCGAgacaaaaggagatgataatggggtaagtaaagaaacaaaaggtgggtctgaaagaggtgtaaatgggtatTGTAGAATCAATTTGTAATAAAAGTAGAGTTTGACTTGCCCTATCCCTGTAAACACTGGCAAGAGTTTGATTTTCAAAATGGAGTTTGATTTGCTCTATCCCTGTGAACACTGACATTGAACATTTTGCTGGGTTCTATGTGCAGGAGATTTGCTTCCTGTACTTCCCTGTGTAAATTAGCGGATTATCTGTGGTGTCGGGTAACTTCAGAAATAGCACAGATCATATTTCAGGGTTTTAAAAGATTGTTTGCAAGCCTTTTATTATTTTTAATGATACCTTGTTCTGACTTTCAGCCGACTCTCCTGGTTTGATGGATCTGGAATGGGCTTCTCCTTGGAATATCCGACCATCAGTTTGCACGCTGTGTCCCGAGACGCCACAGTTTATCCACAGGAGCACCTGTACGTGATGGTGAACGCCAAGCTAGGTAAGGCTTGCGCCTTTCTTTCTTTTTAGTGAGCGTTTTGGCGAGATATTTCTCCTGTTTTTCCTCTTTCCTTTGCCTCTTGACGAGAAAGAAAAcaaagtttgcatttatatagcgcctttcacgacctcagtgcgtcccaaagcgctttacagccaattaagtactttctgaagtgtagtcactgttgtaatgtaggaaatgcagcagccaatttgcgcacagcaagctcccacaaacagcaatgtgacgatgaccaGATCATATGTTTTATTAGTgacgttgtttgagggataaatattgaccaggacactggggataactgccctattcttcaaaatagtgccatggaatcttttacgtcgacctgagaggGAAGgcgggagcctcggtttaacgtctcatccgaacgacggcacctctggcagtgcagctccctcagcactgcactggagtgtcagcccaaatTTTGGAGTTCAAGACTCTGAAGAggcacttcaacccacaaccttctgactccaaagtgAGAATGCTACTCACCGAGCAGTGACTCTTTATGGAGTTCAGTTCCATGGATAGTGACGACCCTCCAGTGCCTCCCCCATGTTCCACATGAACCTTGACGGTGACTGTTCAAGTGTGGGAGCGTCGCAGCTTAACCCTGTTGTCTAGACATTTAGTAACATGTTTCAGGCAAGAAAAGGCCTTCAGTCCGTCTTGCCCAGCAGTGTCCAATCTGCGACCCTGGGTTGATGTGGATTAAAACCCTGACGATCTGGCCTTGAAACCCAGGCAATTTCGTCCCATTTGAGTTTATTTCTCTCATTCGTTCAGTTGTCCAGTTTGAATCTTGTGAGCCTGGAAATTTGGCAAAGGGCTGTTCTTGACACTGGTGCCTCACTGGTGGATAAATTCTACATCAGCATACCCAATACAGTGGTCCGTATTTTCCGTGGCCTGTGACTGTGTGCGCATGCGCGAAAactcggaacttgcgatctgtgaaGAATCTTCTCGAGAGATCCTCTGCATGTGCAGGCAATGGACATTCGCTGGCACAgcgatttgcccaactcttgctcagCGAGAGAAACTCttaacgcctggtgaaagcaggtatCCGGCCTTTTACCAGCGTGCGGGTAAAAATAAATATCAGAATAACATTTTCTAAATCATTTTAACACTCAAAAATCTGTACAAATCAGTTTGTTATTTTTTGCCCCTTAAAAATGTTTTTACATGTTTGATGAAATTGTATCTTAATTAATTTTAAACGTGTAATTTTTATTTATTTCAAGTTTGTGTACATGATTTTTGGGTGATTCctgttcatgcttatggggattccatacgtaaatggaatccccctttctgattggttgggccagcccacatggtCCCTGGGGCGCCTGCGAACtgcctgcacccctgggatacgtgggcctcaatGCAGGCCTACGTGTAGAGGCCCAGGAACGCGAGTCTCTGTAGATTCCGGGACCATCAGGGTAGGTGCGTAGATTTATTGCAGTTCGGAGGCttctgcccgtgggaagcctccgaccgcaaattcaggcccagtaTCTCTCGGTGTTATTGACCTTGAGTCTCACCcacttgtggctcagtgggtagcactctcacctccgagtcagatggtcgtgggttcaagtccccactcccggtgcagaaggagtgctgcattgtcggtttTTCaggtgaggcgttaaaccgaggccccatggctaccctttatcacattgctgtttgtgggaatcggCGCGTTTCCTACATCATAGGGTACGACCTCCCAAATctcaggactgaggccgttccggatttcggaacatatttCCGACGTCCCGACTCTGGAAACACCTgggccgaggttcgggtatttctggatttcgaagACGAAGTCCGAATCTGGAAACCTATTTGGCTCAGTCGTGACCTGTAGTTAGTAAGGAAAATAaacgcttgggggtgggggggaaagcctGTGTTGCAGCACTTGGgacaacggtaggtatgaagacctgcaaaaaaagtgaagtttaagtttttatttttgaattcttTTGCAGCacttcgatagttaagtgtcttgtgactgTTCTGtgattttattttttgttttttacaatttttttttggtGTGTGCCTGTGGGGAGGGATTATTTGCTATTGTGAAAAAAtgtctggatttcagaacatttttacggatttcggacaacccccccccctccgccgatCTGTGTGATGTGcagattttggaactccggatttgggaggtgGTGCCCTACATTGactaaagcgcttcgggacatcctgagcttgtgataggcgctgtataaatacaagtctttcttgagATGCATACAAATTGATGGAAATATGGATTCGCATTTTAtataattgtgtacagttttggtctcctaatctgaggaaggacattcttgctattcagagagtgcagggaaggttcaccagactgattcccgggatgacaggactgacatctaaagaaaaactggatcgactaggcttgtattcaatggaatttagtagaatgagaggggatctcatagaaacatatcaaattctgacgggactggacaggttagatgcaggaggaatgttcccgatgttggggaagtccagaaccaagggtcacagcctaaggataaggggtaggccatttaggatcgagatgaggagaaacctcttcactcacagaattgtgaacctgtggaattcgttagagccagttcgttagatatattcaagagggagttagatgtgtccctcacggctaaagggatcaaggggtatggcgagaaagcagggatggggtactgaagttgcatgatcagccatcatattgaatggtggtgcaggctcgaagggccgaatggcctactcctacacctattttctatgtttctgtcagttACGAGGCTCCATGGTATGCACCTATACGAGCAACAAAGATCACAGCTTGGGCACTTGTGATGTAGCTGGACCATCCTAATATCCTTGCTTTCCTGTTGAACGTGTCCACGAAAGAAATGACGAATCCAgttggtttttaacataaatatgacaGATGGTGGAAATCTGAAGGTTAAAAACGGATGAATTCTGGcaaagctggtcaggcagcatctgcggggcGCGGAAGGTAGGGTTAATGATTCAGACCGATGACTTGCCACGGTTCTGGCACAAGGTCGTCGACGGGGAGCATTTcaccctgcctgcctctctccgcagatgcttcctgacctgctgagtgggtTCTGGCaatttgttttcattttttttttaaactaatgcgGGACGATATCTTTGCGGaaatttttgttttttaaaaaccCGTGTGTTTGCACGCAGCAGAGGGGTGTAAAGAAACAAATATGGATGAAAAGGCAgctgaaggagaggaggaggaagacgatgaaGAGACCGACCCAATCACAGAGGTTCGATTTGTGCCTGTGGACAAAACAGCGTGTGAGTACCAGTCTACATACCACCCGAGCAGCACCTCCATTCCTTGTGGTGTTCACTCTGTGCGGAGAAAGCATTGCTCCTAAATGTTCGTGTCACCAGTTCGAACCAGCCCTTCCCCCATCTCCGTCCGACTGTCGTGGCTTAGCATGACTTTATCACTTCCAATATACTTTTTCATATTTGCTGTTTTAAATatcttcggcccattgtgcctgttctTCCAAAACCCCGCTTCAAATATTAATTCCTTttttccttaaaagatgcaatggtgtgTCTGCCTCAACCACACTCTGCAGCTACAAATGCTGTGCTTCAACCCTGTGCATAAAATACATTTCTACTAATGCCCCTCTTTCTCGCCTTGGGTGACCATCTTAAATTGATGGACCCTTGTCGCTGACTCCCTAAGCAGAGAAAGCAGTCTTTCTGTGTGCACTCTATCATAAGTTTTTCACCACTTTAAAAACATCtattagaaagagcttgcatttataaaacacctttcacatcttcaggacgTCCCGAAGTATTTCACAGCCAATCAaacacttttgaagcgtagtcaccagCATtgtttctttcagagggttgtaaatctgtggaattctctgccccagagagctgtggaggctgggtcattgaatatatttacggtggagatagacagatttttgagcgataaggttatggggagtgggcagggaagtggagctgagcccaagatcagatcagccatgaccttattaaatggcggagcaggctcaaggggccgtatggcctactcctcctatttcttatgtacttattatACAGGTAAACGCAGCAACCAGTTTGCACACAAGAGCATAAAGAGCAACAAGCTAAATAACCAAATAACCTGTTtttaggtgttgtttgagggataaatgttgggcagtGCATCATAACAACTcttctgctcttcaaatagtgccatgggaactttggcGTCCAGCTGAGAGCAAattgagcctcggtttaacgtctcatctgaaagacggcacctccgacagtgcagcgctccctcagcgttgcactgggagtgtcagcctagatttttgtgctcaagtccctggggtgtgggacttgaacccacaacccgtcggactctgagacgagagtgctacccactgaaccacggctgacatttTAAAATGTCCTCCAATCTTCTCCACTCCAGAGGAAATTGTCTGAAGTTCCCCCCCTCATAGCTGTGGTTTCCCATccctgggattggacaggttagatgcaggaagaatgttcccgttgttaaggaagtcgagaaccaggggtcacagtctaaggataagaggtaaaccatttaggaccgagatgaggagaaactgcttcactcagagaattgtgaacctgtggaattctctaccacagaaagtttttgaagccaattcactaaatatattcaaaaaggagttcgatgtagtccttactactagggggattaaggggtatggcgagaaagcaggaatggggtactgaagttgcatgttcagccatgaactcattgaatggcggtgcaggctcgaagggccgaatggcaccaATTTTCTTTGTCACCATAATTTGTGAACTCTAGTAATTGGAGAAGTTCCTTGGCTGCTTGTTTTGGTAAAGCAGACATTTGCGGTCAGGATGGTGGCCACTGGCCCCAGTTTGCTCGACTCGGGATTTAGCTACGAGCAACAAATCGCCCGGAACAATGACATTGCGTTGGTATTCCAGCAGGAATGCTGAGAAGACTGCATAGCGGACCTCTGGCTAATTCCCTTTTAAGTCCGTTGGCTGGGCACTTTGTATTGTTTGGGGAGAGAAAAATTGTAACCAGGGTTCGCACGGAGCACAAGTGACTGTGACTAAAGCAATGAAAAGCCTTTAGTGAATTCTGTGCAGAGAACAGTTGGGAAATAAAACTTCAATAACAGATTGTGTTTGCAGTTCACCTCCAGAGATTAACTTTATTTCATCCAGCCCAGTCCTCTATTCATTacaaaccctcccccacccccagtgcagtactgagggaatctgtttaaggtgttcagacGAGTTGTTAAGCCaagtctgctctctccagtgtgcgtaaaagatcccatttttgAAGGAGACCAAGGGGAGTTCTGGACAACATCTGTCCCTCCGCCagcatcactaaaccagattatctgttcattatcacattgctgtttgtgggagcttgcatttcctgcattacaacagtgactacatttcaaaagtacttcacaggctgtaaagtgctttggtgcgccctgaaagaaagacttcgatttatatagcgcctttcacaaccgccggatgtctcaaagcgctttacagccaatgaaatacttttggagtgtcatcatcatcataggcggtccctcgaagcgaggatgacttgcttccaagccaaaaagggatgagttcacagatgtttcattgaaggatctaatactccaggtcccgaactacatcttgaagggtggaagatgtctgtgcttggattgttttaacgtgtggtggccattgccacaccagtcactgttgtaatgtgggaaacacggcaaccaatttgtgcacagcaagtgctcacaaacagcaatgtgataaccagataattttgtttgtgatgttgattgaaggataaatattggccccaggacaccggagataactcccctgctcttcttcgaaatagtggccatgggatcttttacgcccacctgagagagcagacgtggcctcagtttagcgtctcatccgaaagatggtgatGGTTATAATGATTCTTCAAAACATTAGTAAAGGTGCATCTCATTATCCAAAATCACATTTGGTCAAAGGCGTCATATAACTGCAAGTATTTCTCTAACTGTTCCTCTCCAGTGGAGCCGATGTTCTCAGCGATGTGCGACTGCCAAGCCCTGCACCCTGACCCGGATGACACTGACTCCGAGAATGATttcgaggaggacgatgaagagggagAGGAGTACGATGTGGAGGCACATGGTCAGTGAAGTCTTCTCCAAGTAGATTCTACATATAATAGTTATttatgcaaagggggtggagtataaaagtaaggaagtcctgctacaacggtacagggtattggtgaggccacacctggagcactgcgtacagttttggtctctatatttatatttaaggaaggatatacttgcattggaggcagtacggagaaggttcacgaggttgattcctgtgatgagggggttgccttatgaagaaaggttgggcctatactcattggagtttagaaaaatgagaggtgatcttattgaaacgtataagattctgagggggtttgacagggtagatgcagagaggatgattcccctcgtggGGAGATCTGGAACTTGGCGGGggatcatttcagaataaggggtcgcccatttaaaacggaaatgaggaggaa
This genomic interval carries:
- the clns1a gene encoding methylosome subunit pICln isoform X2, with product MVMLRCFPPPAQGVRLLQTDIAAVLDGQGLGTGTLYIAESRLSWFDGSGMGFSLEYPTISLHAVSRDATVYPQEHLYVMVNAKLEGCKETNMDEKAAEGEEEEDDEETDPITEVRFVPVDKTALEPMFSAMCDCQALHPDPDDTDSENDFEEDDEEGEEYDVEAHERGQGDVPTFYTYEEGFSHLNPEGQATLQRLEGMLAQSVNQQAFHMAGVRTESSTADNEDGMEVDAKPAEAGQFDDADVDH
- the clns1a gene encoding methylosome subunit pICln isoform X1, which gives rise to MVMLRCFPPPAQGVRLLQTDIAAVLDGQGLGTGTLYIAESRLSWFDGSGMGFSLEYPTISLHAVSRDATVYPQEHLYVMVNAKLAEGCKETNMDEKAAEGEEEEDDEETDPITEVRFVPVDKTALEPMFSAMCDCQALHPDPDDTDSENDFEEDDEEGEEYDVEAHERGQGDVPTFYTYEEGFSHLNPEGQATLQRLEGMLAQSVNQQAFHMAGVRTESSTADNEDGMEVDAKPAEAGQFDDADVDH